In the Corythoichthys intestinalis isolate RoL2023-P3 chromosome 12, ASM3026506v1, whole genome shotgun sequence genome, one interval contains:
- the eaf2 gene encoding ELL-associated factor 2, with protein MNGTSYANFDNQEHVLKLGETFEKHPKSAYHTVRYDFKPASIDTAREGDLEVGKGEQVTITLPNLEGSSAPVTVFKGSKRSYMKECILIVNHDTGEYRLEKLSSNIAVKKTRAEGSSKIHSRLEQQQTGRLGQQLKNSSSGSASGSKSSAGSKSSPPKEKTAPASPLDDIEKELMAEARVMDQMSSASSSNSSSSSSSDDSSSSSDSEDERGGSAGAPPAAPMAQNNHSMPVLTSSSCQQPGGGGGAGGGLMNTLKNDLQLSESGSESD; from the exons ATGAATGGAACAAGCTACGCCAACTTTGACAACCAAGAGCACGTCTTGAAATTAGGGGAGACGTTCGAGAAGCACCCCAAAAGTGCCTACCACACCGTGAGAT ATGATTTCAAACCAGCTTCGATTGACACAGCCCGTGAAGGAGATCTGGAAGTGGGAAAAGGAGAGCAAGTCACCATAACTTTACCAAATTTAGAG GGCTCCAGCGCCCCAGTGACTGTTTTCAAGGGATCCAAGCGCTCATACATGAAGGAGTGCATCCTCATTGTCAACCATGACACCGGCGAGTATCGACTAGAGAAGCTCAGTAGCAACATTGCGGTCAAGAAAACCAG AGCTGAGGGCAGCAGTAAGATTCATTCCCGCTTGGAGCAGCAGCAGACGGGTCGTCTCGGCCAGCAGTTGAAGAACAGCAGCAGTGGTAGCGCAAGTGGAAGCAAGAGTTCAGCAGGATCTAAAAGTTCTCCGCCAAAAGAAAAGACGGCGCCCGCGTCGCCGCTGGATGATATTGAGAAAG AGCTCATGGCGGAGGCAAGAGTAATGGACCAGATGAGTAGCGCCAGTTCCTCCAACAGTTCTTCATCCTCCAGCAGCGACGACAGCTCTAGCAGCAGCGACTCTGAGGATGAGCGCGGCGGTAGCGCCGGCGCTCCCCCTGCTGCGCCCATGGCTCAGAACAACCACAGCATGCCTGTCCTCACCAGCAGCAGCTGCCAGCAGCCAGGAGGAGGGGGTGGCGCAGGAGGAGGACTCATGAACACGCTCA AAAACGACCTACAATTAAGCGAATCTGGCAGCGAAAGCGACTGA